A stretch of the Solanum dulcamara chromosome 6, daSolDulc1.2, whole genome shotgun sequence genome encodes the following:
- the LOC129892723 gene encoding uncharacterized protein LOC129892723 translates to MSNTNGIPFQVPMLTKQNYGSCCIRMKALLGDYDVWEIMESGIKKEKDAATTKKKDQKALTLIHQSLDEKISEKVANAINSKQAWDIFQTSFKGLDKVKKVRFQTLRGEFELLLMKESESVSDYISRVLAVVNQMKRYGKVLNDDRVVAKILRSLDSKYNYIVVAIEESKDLDTMIIDELAGSLQAHEEKVEEIKTRVG, encoded by the coding sequence ATGAGTAACACCAATGGAATTCCATTCCAAGTTCCGATGCTTACCAAACAAAATTATGGAAGTTGTTGCATCCGAATGAAGGCTTTGCTTGGAGACTATGATGTGTGGGAAATTATGGAGAGTGgcattaaaaaagaaaaggatgCCGCTACCACAAAGAAGAAAGACCAAAAGGCACTCACACTTATCCATCAAAGTTTGGATGAAAAGATATCCGAGAAGGTTGCAAATGCAATCAACTCCAAGCAAGCATGGGATATTTTTCAAACCTCTTTTAAAGGTTTGGACAAGGTGAAAAAGGTTCGTTTCCAAACCTTAAGAGGAGAATTTGAATTGCTGCTAATGAAGGAATCCGAATCAGTTTCAGATTATATTTCAAGAGTCTTGGCAGTTGTCAATCAAATGAAGAGATATGGTAAAGTGTTGAATGACGATAGGGTTGTTGCAAAAATATTACGATCTCtagattcaaaatataattatattgttgttgctattgAAGAGTCTAAGGACTTGGACACCATGATCATAGATGAACTCGCGGGTTCTTTGCAAGCACatgaagaaaaagttgaagaaatCAAAACAAGAGTCGGTTGA
- the LOC129892220 gene encoding butanoate--CoA ligase AAE1-like: MNKFFKSSKVALRLFNCLNRIQPATTIYGARQLSQFAGDFLSSSANYVPLTPISFLERAANVFRDTTSVVFGSSVKYTWEQTHSRCLKLASALVQLGISKGDVVATLAPNVPAMQELHFAVPMAEAVLCTLNTRLDSSMVANLLKHSEAKIIFVDQQLLQVAQQAVSLLSKDKTIKTPIFVLIPEYENFSPTYDIHTYENLLSSGSSNFIIRWPKSEFDPITINYTSGTMSSPKGVVYNHRGAYLNTIATFLCHGMSSMPTYLWTVPMFHCNGWCMIWGMAALGGTNVCLRHVSAKDIFENISLNKVTHMSAAPTVLNMMANSPPNDRKPLPHKVQILTGGSPPPPQILSKIEELGFGVTHAYGLTETYSAATTCSWKPDWDSLPLEERATLKSRQGVQHLCIEEVDIRDPETMEKVPADGKTIGEIVCRGNTVMSGYLKDVKATKDAFKGGWFHTGDLAVKHPDGYIEIKDRLKDIIISGGENISTLEVEKVLYSHPAVVEAAVVARPDDQWGQTPCAFIKLKDGFHEISAQEIINFCRDHLPHYMAPRTVLFEDLPKTSTGKVQKFILREKANALGSLFFTEKRSAISC, translated from the exons ATGAATAAATTCTTCAAAAGCTCCAAAGTGGCTCTGAGGCTCTTTAATTGCCTTAACCGAATCCAACCGGCCACAACCATTTACGGAGCCCGCCAGCTGTCCCAATTTGCTGGTGACTTTCTTTCTAGTTCCGCAAATTATGTTCCATTGACACCCATAAGTTTCTTGGAGAGAGCAGCTAATGTTTTTCGCGATACAACTTCCGTTGTGTTTGGCTCTTCTGTGAAATATACTTGGGAACAGACACATTCTAGGTGTCTCAAGCTTGCTTCTGCTTTAGTTCAGCTTGGAATTTCAAAGGGAGATGTG GTTGCAACTTTGGCTCCCAATGTACCAGCAATGCAGGAGCTGCATTTCGCAGTACCAATGGCCGAAGCAGTTCTTTGTACATTAAATACTCGTCTTGATTCATCAATGGTAGCTAACTTGCTTAAACATTCAGAAGCGAAGATCATATTTGTTGATCAACAATTGCTCCAAGTTGCTCAACAAGCAGTCTCCCTACTTTCAAAAGACAAAACAATTAAAACACCAATTTTTGTGCTAATCCCGGAATATGAGAATTTCTCTCCGACATATGATATTCACACATACGAAAATCTTTTGTCAAGTGGGAGTAGCAATTTTATAATAAGATGGCCAAAAAGTGAATTTGATCCCATCACTATCAATTATACTTCCGGCACAATGTCGTCACCCAAAGGGGTTGTGTACAATCACAGAGGTGCATATCTCAATACTATTGCTACTTTTCTCTGTCATGGCATGAGCTCGATGCCAACGTACCTTTGGACAGTTCCAATGTTCCACTGCAATGGATGGTGCATGATTTGGGGAATGGCTGCACTTGGTGGAACAAACGTTTGTCTTAGGCATGTCTCCGCAAaagatatatttgaaaatatttctcTCAACAAGGTCACACATATGAGTGCAGCACCAACTGTCTTGAATATGATGGCAAATTCTCCACCAAATGACAGGAAGCCACTTCCGCACAAGGTCCAAATATTAACAGGCGGATCACCACCGCCTCCACAGATCCTTTCCAAAATTGAGGAGCTTGGCTTTGGTGTAACTCACGCATATGGACTAACAGAGACTTACAGTGCTGCTACAACTTGCTCGTGGAAGCCTGACTGGGATTCCTTGCCCCTTGAGGAACGAGCAACACTTAAATCAAGACAAGGAGTGCAACATCTTTGTATTGAAGAAGTTGACATTAGAGATCCTGAGACCATGGAAAAGGTGCCAGCTGATGGAAAGACCATTGGTGAGATTGTGTGCAGAGGGAATACTGTGATGAGTGGATATTTAAAAGATGTTAAAGCAACCAAAGACGCTTTTAAAGGTGGATGGTTTCATACTGGTGATCTTGCGGTGAAACATCCAGATGGGTATATAGAAATTAAGGATCGGTTGAAAGACATTATAATATCTGGAGGTGAAAATATAAGCACACTCGAAGTGGAGAAAGTTTTATATAGTCATCCAGCAGTTGTTGAAGCAGCAGTGGTCGCACGGCCAGATGATCAATGGGGTCAAACACCTTGTGCATTCATAAAACTAAAGGATGGATTTCATGAAATTAGTGCACAAGAAATAATCAACTTCTGTAGAGATCATTTGCCTCATTACATGGCACCCAGGACAGTCCTTTTTGAAGATTTACCAAAAACATCAACCGGCAAGGTACAAAAATTCATCTTGAGGGAGAAAGCAAATGCTTTGGGCAGTCTATTTTTCACTGAAAAGAGAAGTGCCATAAGTTGTTAG